The DNA segment ACCATGCCATGACGCTGGAAGCATTCCGCAAAGCCGAGCCTGCGGCGCAACCCGACTCCGAGTAGCCGGCGCGCTGCAAGGGCGCAGCCATCCTGTTATCATTTCCGCAGTGCCGGGAATGCCATAAGAGGAACCGCCATGGCCGATATCCTTGAAAATCCCATGGGGCTGACGGGTTTCGAATTCGTCGAATTCGCTTCACCCACGCCGAATACCCTCGAGCCGGTATTCGAGATGCTGGGTTTCGCCCTGGTCGCGCGCCATCGCTCCAAGGATGTCGCGCTGTATCGCCAGGGTGACATCAATTTCATCCTCAACAGGGAGCCGCACAGCAGCGCCGCTTATTTTGCCGTGGAGCACGGCCCCTGCGCGTGCGGCATGGCCTTCCGCGTGCAGGATTCGCACAAGGCCTATGCCCGCGCCCTGCAACTGGGCGCCCAGCCGCTGGAACTGCCGACCGGGCCCATGGAGTTGCGGCTGCCTGCCATCAAGGGCATCGGCGGCGCGCCGCTGTACCTGATCGACCGCTTCGAGGATGGCAAGTCCATTTACGACATCGATTTCGAGTTCGTCGACGGCGTGGAGCGGCACCCGCAAGGCGCCGGGCTGAAACGGATCGACCATCTCACCCACAATGTCTACCGTGGCCGGATGCATTACTGGGCATCGTTTTACGAACGGCTGTTCAACTTCCGCGAGATCCGCCACTTCGATATTGCCGGCGAATACACCGGCCTGACCTCAATGGCGATGACGGCGCCGGACGGGAAAATCCGCATTCCTCTTAACGAAGAGGCATCAAAAGGCAGCGGCCAGATCGAGGAATTCCTGATGCGCTTCAATGGCGAGGGCATTCAGCATATCGCCCTGTACACGGAGGATATCTTCCGCACGCTGGACGAACTGAAAATGGCCGGCGTGCCCTTCATGCCGGCGCCGCCGCAATCCTAT comes from the Janthinobacterium sp. 17J80-10 genome and includes:
- the hppD gene encoding 4-hydroxyphenylpyruvate dioxygenase codes for the protein MADILENPMGLTGFEFVEFASPTPNTLEPVFEMLGFALVARHRSKDVALYRQGDINFILNREPHSSAAYFAVEHGPCACGMAFRVQDSHKAYARALQLGAQPLELPTGPMELRLPAIKGIGGAPLYLIDRFEDGKSIYDIDFEFVDGVERHPQGAGLKRIDHLTHNVYRGRMHYWASFYERLFNFREIRHFDIAGEYTGLTSMAMTAPDGKIRIPLNEEASKGSGQIEEFLMRFNGEGIQHIALYTEDIFRTLDELKMAGVPFMPAPPQSYYDMLETRLPGHGEPVGELQTRGILLDGSTEGNDKRLLLQIFSQNLLGPVFFEFIQRKGDEGFGEGNFKALFESIERDQILRGVVTAP